The Kribbella shirazensis genomic interval CCTGGGAGAACACGTCGACACCGGCCACGTTCGTGCCGAGCAGGTGCCGCGCCGACGGTCCGGTCAACGGTGTGAACGAACCGTCGGTCGGCCCGTACGGCGCGATCACGGGAGCCAGCAGCGCGACCAGGACGTAGATCGCCACGACGACGATCCCGACCCGGGCCTTCTTGCTGCTCCACACCACCCGGTACCAGCGGTCGGCGACGTCGGAGCCTGCGGCCTGCTCCTCGGGCGCTGGCGGTTCCGCCGGCGAGATCGACGTACCGGGAAGCACCGGATTCTGCGCACTGCTCATGCGGCTGCCCTCCTGGCGCGCGGATCGAGGATGCCGTACAGCAGATCGGCGATCAGATTGGCGACCAGCGTCACGACCGCGGTCAGCAACATCAGGCCCTGCAACAGCGGATAGTCCTTGATGCCGACCGCCTCCCCCATCAGCCGGCCGAGGCCGGGATAGTCGAAGACGGTCTCCACCAGGATGGTGCCGCCGAGGACGCCACCGAGCGCGAGTGCGAACCCGGCGACGCTCGGCAACAGGGCGTTCCGGGCGGCATAGCGCAGGGCGATCATCCGGTCCGGCAGCCCCTTGGCGCGGGCCAGCCTGATGTAGTCCTCGCCGAGATTCATGATCATCGTGTTGCGCATCCCGAGGATCCACCCGATCGGCGTCACGATCATCAACGTCAGGGCCGGCAGGAACGCGTGCGACACCGCGTCGTAGATGAACGCCCCGTTGAACCCCGGCGTCGACGCCTCGTAGCCGCCGGCCGTCGGGAACCAGCCGAGGCCGTAGCCCAACCCGTAGATCAGCAGCAAGGCGATCCAGAACGGCTGCAGGGTGCCGACGAAGGTGGAGATCACGGTCACCGAGGTGTCGAACCGGCTGTTCCGCCGCCACGCGGCGAAGGCGCCCAGCAGGATCCCGATGGCGAACGACAGCACCTGGACGGCGCCGACCAGGATGACGGTCCACCAGAACGCCATACCGATCACCTCCGCCACCGAGTACGGGAAGTAGGTGTAGGAGATCCCGAGGTTGCCTTGGATCAGCTGTCCGAGGTAGTTCCAGTACTGACTGAACAGCGAGCCGGACGGAGCGCCCAGCAGATCGCGCATCGCCTCCACCTGCGCGCGATTCAGCTGCGCGTTCTTGCCGACGAGGTTCTGCACCATCAGCTCGGCGGGATCCCCCGGCTGCAGCCGGGGGATCATGAAGTTCAGCGTCACGACGGCCCACAGGGTGAGCACGAAGAACCCGACCTTGCGCGCGAAGTAGCGCATCGGACTACTTCGACGGCGGTGCGGTCAGGTGCGTGATCCACACCAGCGGCTGGTCCTGCGGATTCGCGTACGGATCCTCCGCGGACGGCCAGCCGACGGCGTGATCGGTGCGGTAGATCGCCCGGGCCGGCGCGTAGAGAATCGGGAGCACTGGGTAGTCGGTCATCATCGCGTCGACAAGGACGCCGACCTGTTCCTTCGTCGCCGCCTCGTCGGTCGCGGCCGCGAGCGCCCCGATCGCCTTGTCCACGGCGGGATTCGTGTAGCGCCCGACGTTGCCCTTGATCGTGGTCTTGTCCGGGATCTCCGCCGTCGAGACGGTCGCCCCCATGCCGTGTGCGTAGTCGCAGCCGGCGCCCATGTAGTTGATCATCAGCTGGAAGTTGCCGCTCTTCTTCTGCTGGTCGACGGCCTCCGGCGGCATCTTGTTCGCCGTGATGTCCAGCCCGAGCTTCCGGAAGTTGCTGGTCAGCTCGTCGGCCATCGCCTCGTAGTCGATCCAGCCGGCCTGGACCGAGAAGGTGATCTTGAGCGGCGAGCCGTCGGGGTTCTGCCGCAGGCCGTTCGAACCCTTCCGGTAGCCGGCGGCGTCGAGCAGCTCGCCGGCCTTCGCCTGGTCGAACGGGATCACCGTGCTGTTCGCCGGGTACTTCGCGGGCAGCAGGTCGTCCTTCTCCGGCAGCGGCAGCCCGGACTGGCTGGCGACCTTCATCAGGCCGTACGTCGCCTTCTGGGTCGCGCTCTGCTTGTCCATCCCGTACGCGAGCGCCTCCCGGAACTTGACGTCGTCGAACGGTTTCTTGGTCAGGTTCGGCG includes:
- a CDS encoding ABC transporter permease, which produces MRYFARKVGFFVLTLWAVVTLNFMIPRLQPGDPAELMVQNLVGKNAQLNRAQVEAMRDLLGAPSGSLFSQYWNYLGQLIQGNLGISYTYFPYSVAEVIGMAFWWTVILVGAVQVLSFAIGILLGAFAAWRRNSRFDTSVTVISTFVGTLQPFWIALLLIYGLGYGLGWFPTAGGYEASTPGFNGAFIYDAVSHAFLPALTLMIVTPIGWILGMRNTMIMNLGEDYIRLARAKGLPDRMIALRYAARNALLPSVAGFALALGGVLGGTILVETVFDYPGLGRLMGEAVGIKDYPLLQGLMLLTAVVTLVANLIADLLYGILDPRARRAAA